A region from the Hydrogenimonas sp. genome encodes:
- a CDS encoding CRISPR-associated protein Cas1: MAAWKTIRITKPCRLSIENGNLVVEDETMRVKLSLPDTDSIIFEGDRFTISAKVLAALSRHKVATLFCDEYYMPTAILHPYHQSSLATKTLKAQLSMPDELRDRIWQEIVRVKILNQSSVLRNFSKMYTKLETYADHIRPGDPYRAEAKSARLYWKELFTDLKREADSLDVRNQALNYAYAILRSLVTRDLSAAGFLPALGLCHDNRYNAFNLSDDLMEPFRPIVDAALYFLLQRYEEEQLNPEFKKAIISIFDSEYVVYEAGLSAIRTVSTRYIHGFKATVKSANIESLHFPTIDFKALRECF; this comes from the coding sequence ATGGCAGCCTGGAAGACGATCCGCATCACTAAGCCCTGCCGGCTCAGTATAGAGAACGGAAATCTCGTCGTCGAAGATGAGACCATGAGGGTCAAGCTCTCACTCCCCGATACCGACAGTATCATCTTCGAGGGTGACCGCTTCACCATCAGCGCCAAAGTCCTGGCCGCCCTGAGCAGGCACAAAGTCGCCACTCTATTCTGCGACGAATACTACATGCCCACTGCCATTCTCCACCCCTATCACCAGAGCTCTCTGGCCACCAAAACTCTCAAGGCACAGCTCTCGATGCCAGATGAACTCCGCGACCGGATCTGGCAAGAGATAGTCCGCGTCAAGATTCTCAACCAGTCTTCCGTACTCCGCAACTTCTCCAAGATGTACACCAAACTCGAAACCTATGCCGACCATATCCGCCCCGGCGACCCCTACCGTGCCGAGGCCAAAAGCGCGCGACTCTACTGGAAGGAGCTGTTTACGGATCTCAAGAGGGAAGCCGACTCGCTCGATGTGCGCAACCAGGCCCTCAACTACGCCTATGCCATTCTGCGCAGCCTCGTCACCCGCGACCTCAGCGCTGCAGGTTTCCTTCCGGCACTAGGTCTCTGTCACGACAATCGCTACAACGCTTTCAACCTCAGCGACGATCTCATGGAGCCTTTTAGGCCCATTGTCGACGCGGCGCTCTATTTTCTCCTGCAACGTTACGAAGAGGAGCAGCTGAACCCGGAGTTTAAAAAAGCCATCATCTCCATCTTCGACAGCGAATACGTGGTCTATGAAGCGGGGCTTTCGGCCATTCGTACCGTCTCAACCAGATATATTCATGGCTTCAAAGCCACGGTAAAAAGCGCAAATATAGAGAGTCTACACTTTCCCACTATCGACTTCAAGGCACTTCGTGAGTGCTTTTAG
- a CDS encoding CRISPR-associated protein Cas2 has product MFDLPTQTKKERKRYRWFVNFLDKEAYIRLQYSVYAKVFNSLESANYGKKRLKEFLDINVKKGNVRIILFTDSQFGKMEIIVGESTPQQEQAERSLFDF; this is encoded by the coding sequence ATGTTCGATCTACCCACCCAAACAAAAAAGGAGCGCAAGCGATATAGGTGGTTTGTCAATTTTCTGGACAAAGAAGCTTATATTCGCCTGCAGTATTCCGTATACGCCAAAGTTTTCAACTCGCTTGAATCGGCCAATTACGGTAAGAAAAGGCTCAAAGAGTTTCTCGACATCAATGTCAAGAAAGGCAATGTACGAATCATTCTATTCACTGACAGCCAATTTGGGAAAATGGAGATAATCGTCGGAGAATCCACCCCTCAGCAAGAGCAGGCAGAGCGCTCACTCTTCGATTTTTAA